From the Tachyglossus aculeatus isolate mTacAcu1 unplaced genomic scaffold, mTacAcu1.pri scaffold_136_arrow_ctg1, whole genome shotgun sequence genome, one window contains:
- the LOC119922985 gene encoding olfactory receptor 6C75-like, translating to MGNGTGVTEFILLGLTDDPHLQALIFLLLFLTYALSITGNLTIVTLTLLDSRLRTPMYFFLRSFSFLEIAFTSACIPSFLVTIVTGDRTISFSNCFTQLFFFIFLGGSEFFLLAAVSYDRYVAIYRPLHYTTVMSRGVCTLLVLCSFLFSYLIVFPPVVMVTRLDFCDSNILNHFICDSFPMMGISCTDTRYLELMAFLLALGTLLVTLALMTASYTAIVHTILRLPSAQPRRKTFSTSSSHMVVVSIMYGSCIFLYVKPSTKDRVGLTKGVAVLNTSVAPMLNPFIYTLRNEQVKHAFRALVRWVGFSSRK from the coding sequence ATGGGAAATGGCACGGGGGTGACcgaattcatcctcctggggctcacagatgacccccacctgcaggctctgatcttcctcctcctcttcctcacctacgcattaagcatcaccggcaacctgaccatcgtcaccctcaccCTCCTGGACTCCCGCCtgcgcacccccatgtacttcttcctgcgcagCTTCTCCTTTCTGGAGATCGCTTTCACATCCGCCTGCATTCCCAGTTTCCTGGTCACCATCGtcaccggagacagaaccatttcgttttccaactgcttcactcagctgttcttcTTCATCTTTCTCGGAGGGTCggaattcttcctcctggccgccgtgtcctacgaccgctacgtcgccatctACCGGCCGCTGCACTACACGACCGTCATGAGCAGGGGTGTCTGCACCCTTCTGGTCCTCTGCTCCTTTCTCTTCAGTTATCTGATCGTGTTCCCACCGGTTGTGATGGTCACCCGGCTAGACTTTTGCGACTCCAACATCCTCAACCACTTCATCTGTGATTCTTTCCCAATGATGGGGATCTCGTGCACAGACACACGCTAcctggagctgatggctttcCTCCTGGCCTTGGGAACGCTCCTGGTCACCCTGGCACTAATGACCGCGTCGTACACTGCCATCGTCcacaccatcctgagactgccgtCAGCTCAGCCGAGAAGAAAGACCTTTTCCACCAGCTCCTCacacatggtcgtggtctccatcatgTATGGCAGTTGTATCTTCCTGTATGTCAAACCGTCCACCAAGGACAGGGTGGGACTGACCAAGGGGGTGGCGGTGCTCAACACTTCCGTTGCCCCCATgctgaatcccttcatctacacgcTGCGGAACGAGCAGGTCAAGCATGCTTTCAGGGCCCTTGTGCGCTGGgttgggttttcctccaggaagtga